The genome window TATGTGACCGGACAGACCATCAGCCACGACGGCGGCAACATCAGCGGTTTGTTCGGATGAGTTTACGCTTTATCATCAGTTTGAATGCAATAAAATGACGCTAAAACAGATATTTTAAATCAAAAACAGGCAGACATCCATGTCCGACATCTGGCATCAGCAGCAAATCACACTTCGCCCTCGCTCACGCGGTTTTCATCTTGTAACCGATGAAATTGTATCCCAACTGGACAAATTATCCGACATGCGCATCGGTCTGGCCCATATCCATATCATGCATACCAGCGCAAGTCTCACAATAAATGAAAATGCGGATCCTACCGTGCGGGAAGATTTCGAAATGCATTTTACCCGTACGGTACCCGAGGATACTTCAATGTACAAGCATACCCTTGAAGGCCCTGATGACATGACTTCGCACATAAAGGCATCCATTCTTGGTCCTTCCCTGACCATACCGGTCAGCAACGGTCGTTTATCCATGGGCACCTGGCAGGGCATCTATCTGTGTGAGCACAGAAACCGGGGCGGAGCACGAGCGCTCACGGTAACACTTCATGGGACAAGCTGATCTGACTTGCTTGCAACAAGGCTGATTTACGCAGTCAGCGCCTTGCCTGTATCTGCATGCAGGAAAAGAGGAATGATTACCTGATGCCCTTGCTTATCATTATTCTGCTTGCCACAAGGTGCGCATCAAACGATGAATGAATTTCTGAAACCTGCCCGGGTTCTGCCGGATTGACCAATGAGGGATGCATTTCTCCGGATAATTATTTAGATTCAGTCTTAATACAATTATTTTCAATATTAAGACTTTTTTGCATCTTCATGATAAAAACACTTATTGAGCTGAATGCCTGTGAAGAAGCAGAAATCATTTCCCTTCCTGACAGCAGCAACCTCAGACATCGTCTCAAAGAACTGGGCATACGGCAAGGCAAGTCCATTTCGCGTATCAGCTCCCAGGCTGCCGGTGGTCCTGTAGTGGTGGCAGTAAGCGGACAGCAAACTGCCATGAGCAGAGAACTTGCCTCCAGTATTAAAGTATGCAGCAAACTTCCCGAACATCATTTGCAAGAACATTCACAGGCCGGATAAAGATATTTGCGACATGCGTGTTCTGTTAACAGGCAACCCCAATGTTGGAAAAAGTGCCATATTCAGCCGGTTGACCGGAACTGATGTGATGGTTTCCAACTATTCCGGAACAACCGTGGAATACGCCCGGGGTTCGTTAAAAATAAACTCCGTTAAGGCGGATTTGGTAGACTTGCCGGGGACTTTTTCACTTGATCCAACCAACAAGGCCGAGCAGGTTGCCGTCTCCATGCTTGGGGAAGGCGATGTCATTGTCAATGTAGCCGATGCCGGAAACCTTGAAAGAAGCCTTTATTTATCGCTTCAGTTGGTGCAAACTGGCAGTCCGGTCATACTGGTTCTCAACATGTGGGACGAAGTCAAGAAAAAGAAGATAAAAATCGATGTTGAAAAATTGCAGCATCGGTTAGGTATTCCGGTAGTTACGACCAGTGCTGTTACCGGTGACGGCATTTCAGAGTTGCGGA of Natronogracilivirga saccharolytica contains these proteins:
- a CDS encoding secondary thiamine-phosphate synthase enzyme YjbQ translates to MWHQQQITLRPRSRGFHLVTDEIVSQLDKLSDMRIGLAHIHIMHTSASLTINENADPTVREDFEMHFTRTVPEDTSMYKHTLEGPDDMTSHIKASILGPSLTIPVSNGRLSMGTWQGIYLCEHRNRGGARALTVTLHGTS
- a CDS encoding FeoA family protein, with amino-acid sequence MIKTLIELNACEEAEIISLPDSSNLRHRLKELGIRQGKSISRISSQAAGGPVVVAVSGQQTAMSRELASSIKVCSKLPEHHLQEHSQAG